A genome region from Nocardia sp. NBC_00565 includes the following:
- the scpA gene encoding methylmalonyl-CoA mutase produces MTLSDIDKPGEIEHIIGSFADVPLAERPAEPAEVNAAQVDAYVSAAAEANNYTPEQLVWSTPEGIEVPPVFTKADRDAVAAEGYPLDSVPGIAPFVRGPYPTMYVNQPWTIRQYAGFSTAADSNAFYRRNLQAGQKGLSVAFDLATHRGYDSDHPRVQGDVGMAGVAIDSILDMRQLFDHIPLDQVSVSMTMNGAVLPILALYVVAAEEQGVAPEQLAGTIQNDILKEFMVRNTYIYPPKPSMRIISDIFAYASAKMPKFNSISISGYHIQEAGATADLELAYTLADGVEYIRAGIAAGMEVDKFAPRLSFFWAIGMNFFMEVAKLRAGRLLWSELVAKFEPKSAKSLSLRTHSQTSGWSLTAQDAYNNVARTCIEAMAATQGHTQSLHTNALDEALALPTDFSARIARNTQLLIQQESNTTRPIDPWGGSYYVEWLTHQLANRARAHIAEVEAHGGMAQAIGEGIPKLRIEEAAARTQARIDTGQQPVIGVNKYQVEEDQQVEVLKVENSRVRAEQIEKLQRLRAERDSAEVERALAELTRAAASSEGGMENNLLALAIDAARAKATVGEISDALEQVYGRHQAEIRTLSGVYRDEAGKVTNISKAIELVEEFADAEGRRPRILVAKMGQDGHDRGQKVIATAFADLGFDVDVGPLFQTPEEVAQQAADNDVHVVGVSSLAAGHLTLVPALRQALADVGRPDIMVIVGGVIPPGDFEELYAAGAAAIFPPGTVIADAAIDLLKKLASELGHEIGGGSAE; encoded by the coding sequence ATGACACTGAGTGATATCGATAAGCCAGGTGAAATCGAGCACATCATCGGTAGTTTCGCCGACGTGCCGCTGGCCGAGCGGCCGGCGGAGCCCGCCGAGGTGAACGCCGCGCAGGTCGATGCGTACGTGAGCGCGGCTGCCGAGGCGAACAACTACACCCCCGAACAGCTGGTGTGGTCCACGCCCGAAGGCATCGAAGTGCCACCGGTTTTCACCAAGGCCGATCGGGATGCCGTTGCGGCCGAAGGGTATCCGCTGGACAGCGTCCCCGGTATCGCGCCGTTCGTGCGCGGACCGTACCCGACGATGTATGTGAACCAGCCGTGGACCATCCGCCAGTACGCAGGCTTCTCCACCGCCGCGGACTCGAACGCCTTCTACCGCCGCAATCTGCAGGCGGGCCAGAAGGGCCTGTCGGTCGCCTTCGACCTGGCGACGCACCGTGGCTACGACTCCGACCACCCGCGTGTGCAGGGTGACGTCGGCATGGCCGGTGTCGCCATCGATTCCATCCTCGACATGCGTCAGCTCTTCGACCACATTCCGCTGGATCAGGTCAGTGTGTCGATGACCATGAACGGCGCGGTGCTGCCGATCCTGGCGCTGTATGTCGTCGCGGCCGAAGAGCAGGGCGTCGCGCCGGAACAGCTGGCCGGAACCATTCAGAACGACATTCTGAAGGAGTTCATGGTCCGCAACACCTACATCTATCCGCCCAAGCCCTCGATGCGGATCATCTCCGATATCTTCGCCTACGCCAGCGCGAAGATGCCGAAGTTCAACTCGATCTCCATCTCCGGCTACCACATTCAGGAGGCCGGAGCCACGGCCGACCTGGAACTGGCCTACACCCTCGCCGACGGCGTCGAGTACATCCGCGCGGGTATCGCCGCGGGCATGGAGGTCGACAAGTTCGCACCGCGACTGTCGTTCTTCTGGGCCATCGGCATGAACTTCTTCATGGAGGTCGCCAAACTCCGTGCGGGACGGCTGCTCTGGAGCGAACTGGTCGCGAAGTTCGAGCCGAAGAGCGCGAAATCGCTGTCGCTGCGGACACATTCGCAGACCTCCGGCTGGTCGCTCACCGCACAGGACGCCTACAACAATGTGGCGCGCACCTGCATCGAGGCGATGGCCGCGACCCAGGGCCACACCCAGTCGCTGCACACCAACGCCCTCGACGAGGCGCTGGCGTTGCCGACGGACTTCTCCGCGCGCATCGCCCGCAACACCCAGCTGCTGATCCAGCAGGAGTCCAATACGACGCGGCCGATCGACCCATGGGGCGGTTCGTATTACGTCGAGTGGCTGACCCACCAGCTGGCCAACCGTGCCCGTGCGCATATCGCCGAGGTCGAGGCACACGGTGGTATGGCGCAGGCGATCGGCGAGGGCATTCCGAAGCTGCGCATCGAGGAGGCCGCCGCTCGTACCCAGGCGCGCATCGACACCGGCCAGCAGCCGGTGATCGGTGTGAACAAGTACCAGGTGGAGGAGGACCAGCAGGTCGAGGTCCTCAAGGTCGAGAACTCACGGGTGCGCGCCGAGCAGATCGAGAAGCTGCAACGCCTTCGGGCCGAACGTGATTCGGCCGAGGTCGAGCGCGCTCTTGCCGAGTTGACCCGCGCGGCAGCGTCCTCGGAGGGCGGCATGGAGAACAACCTCCTCGCGCTCGCCATCGACGCCGCGCGCGCCAAGGCCACCGTCGGGGAGATCTCCGATGCGCTGGAGCAGGTGTACGGCCGCCACCAGGCCGAAATCCGTACGCTCTCCGGTGTGTACCGCGACGAGGCCGGGAAGGTGACCAATATCAGCAAGGCGATCGAACTCGTCGAGGAGTTCGCCGACGCGGAAGGCCGTCGGCCGCGCATCCTGGTCGCCAAGATGGGCCAGGACGGGCACGACCGAGGTCAGAAGGTGATCGCCACGGCCTTCGCCGACCTCGGCTTCGACGTCGACGTGGGCCCGCTGTTCCAGACCCCGGAAGAGGTGGCGCAGCAGGCGGCCGATAACGACGTGCACGTCGTCGGTGTGTCCTCGCTGGCGGCAGGCCACCTCACGCTGGTGCCGGCCCTGCGGCAGGCACTGGCCGATGTCGGGCGACCCGACATCATGGTCATCGTCGGCGGTGTCATCCCGCCCGGTGACTTCGAGGAGCTGTACGCGGCCGGTGCGGCGGCGATCTTCCCGCCCGGCACCGTGATCGCCGACGCCGCGATCGACCTGCTGAAGAAGCTCGCTTCGGAACTGGGTCACGAGATCGGTGGCGGCAGCGCCGAATGA
- a CDS encoding methylmalonyl-CoA mutase family protein — protein sequence MPIASEPVPDYAAWRKGVAGVLAKARRVDVAELPEEPEKLLEEKTYDGLTIAPLYTRADERAELPLPGEYPFVRGRDATRDVHRGWYVSAYVGARDGAAANRELLAGLENGISALWLGVGERGVPVAELPAALSGLLFELAPLTLDAGSAVSAAAQEVFAALDGYQVADRSGIQVALGAAPLTSRFAGAADVDLAEAVALAGQATTRSETVRAITVDGTVFHDAGASDAQELGAAVAAGLAYLRALTEGQDIADAFEQLAFRFAATDDQFATVAKFRAARQLWARVAHVCGAPAFGDAPQHAVTSAAMMTQRDPWVNMLRTTLAAFGAGVGGADTVTVLPFDSALPPGELGVSKSFADRMARNTQLLLLEESHLGHVQDPGAGSWYVEDLTAALAAKAWEFMQEIEAAGGYSAALASGLLAERIAATRAARDADVAHRKTAVTGVNEFPNLAEQPLTDTARQAGQVARYGAAFEALRNRSDAYLAANGARPRALLVPLGTVAEHNVRVTFIANLLASGGIESINPGPLEIAGIGAAATESGATIAVLCGSDKRYGVVAGAAVDQLRAAGIETVLLAGAEQAVADLSGAQRPDGYLAARIDAVAALSGLLEKVGA from the coding sequence ATGCCGATTGCTTCAGAGCCGGTGCCCGATTACGCCGCATGGCGTAAGGGCGTGGCCGGGGTGCTGGCGAAAGCCCGCAGGGTCGACGTCGCCGAGCTTCCAGAGGAGCCCGAGAAGCTGCTCGAGGAGAAGACCTACGACGGTCTGACCATCGCCCCGCTGTACACCCGCGCGGACGAGCGGGCCGAACTGCCGCTACCCGGCGAATATCCGTTCGTACGTGGTCGCGACGCCACCCGGGACGTGCATCGCGGCTGGTACGTGAGTGCCTACGTCGGCGCACGCGACGGCGCCGCCGCGAATCGCGAACTCCTGGCCGGTCTCGAGAACGGGATCAGCGCACTGTGGCTCGGTGTCGGCGAGCGCGGTGTGCCGGTGGCCGAACTGCCGGCGGCGCTATCGGGCCTCCTGTTCGAGCTCGCGCCGTTGACCCTCGATGCCGGAAGCGCGGTTTCCGCTGCGGCACAAGAGGTCTTCGCGGCGCTCGACGGCTACCAGGTGGCCGACCGGTCCGGTATCCAGGTCGCACTCGGTGCGGCCCCGCTCACCAGTCGCTTCGCCGGAGCCGCCGATGTGGATCTGGCCGAGGCGGTCGCGCTGGCCGGGCAGGCGACGACGCGGTCGGAGACCGTCCGCGCGATCACGGTGGACGGCACCGTCTTTCACGACGCGGGCGCCTCGGACGCGCAGGAGCTCGGTGCGGCGGTCGCCGCGGGCCTGGCCTATCTGCGTGCGCTCACCGAGGGGCAGGACATCGCGGATGCCTTCGAGCAGTTGGCGTTCCGCTTCGCCGCGACCGACGACCAGTTCGCCACCGTCGCGAAATTCCGTGCGGCCCGCCAGCTCTGGGCTCGCGTCGCGCATGTGTGCGGAGCACCCGCCTTCGGCGACGCACCCCAGCATGCGGTGACCTCCGCGGCGATGATGACCCAGCGCGACCCGTGGGTGAACATGCTGCGCACCACCCTCGCCGCCTTCGGCGCGGGCGTCGGCGGCGCGGACACCGTGACGGTGCTGCCCTTCGATTCGGCGCTGCCGCCGGGCGAACTCGGCGTCTCGAAGTCGTTCGCGGACCGGATGGCTCGCAATACCCAGCTGCTGCTGCTCGAGGAGTCGCACCTCGGTCACGTGCAGGATCCGGGCGCGGGCTCCTGGTACGTCGAGGATCTCACCGCCGCGCTCGCCGCCAAGGCGTGGGAGTTCATGCAGGAGATCGAGGCGGCGGGCGGTTATTCGGCCGCGCTGGCGTCCGGTCTGCTCGCCGAGCGCATCGCGGCCACCAGGGCGGCGCGGGATGCCGATGTGGCACACCGCAAGACGGCGGTCACCGGCGTGAACGAATTCCCGAATCTGGCCGAGCAGCCGCTGACGGACACGGCGCGCCAGGCCGGGCAGGTGGCTCGCTATGGTGCGGCGTTCGAGGCGCTGCGCAACCGCTCGGATGCCTACCTCGCCGCCAACGGTGCTCGCCCGCGTGCGCTGTTGGTTCCGCTCGGGACGGTGGCCGAGCACAATGTGCGGGTCACGTTCATCGCGAATCTGCTGGCCTCGGGCGGTATCGAGTCGATCAACCCCGGTCCGCTGGAGATCGCCGGAATCGGTGCGGCGGCAACGGAATCCGGTGCCACAATCGCGGTGCTATGCGGTTCGGACAAGCGCTACGGCGTTGTGGCCGGCGCGGCGGTCGACCAGTTGCGTGCCGCCGGGATCGAGACAGTGCTGCTGGCCGGCGCCGAGCAGGCGGTCGCCGACCTGAGCGGTGCGCAGCGCCCGGACGGATACCTCGCGGCCCGCATCGACGCGGTCGCGGCGCTGTCCGGCCTGCTGGAGAAAGTGGGAGCCTGA
- a CDS encoding TVP38/TMEM64 family protein, with translation MTRLIRDPRIVALLVGGAALFVAAMLVPLPTPQQMQDWATSVGPIFPLLFFVVHALVTVAPVPRTVLTVSAGVLFGPALGIVLAASATTVSAALAILLVRALDRDRVAAHLTHPAVRAIDERLERRGWLAVGSLRLIAFAPFSVINYCCGLSSIRFWPYLIATIIGILPGTIGTVILGDALTGNTHPGMLAVSGALIAIGIIGLVVDARWSQRHEPAPEQVSVTG, from the coding sequence GTGACCAGGCTGATCCGCGACCCACGTATCGTCGCCCTGCTCGTCGGCGGCGCGGCGCTGTTCGTCGCGGCCATGCTCGTCCCGCTACCGACACCGCAACAGATGCAGGACTGGGCCACCTCCGTCGGCCCGATCTTCCCGCTGCTGTTCTTCGTCGTCCACGCGTTGGTCACGGTGGCTCCGGTGCCGCGCACGGTGCTGACGGTCAGCGCGGGTGTGCTGTTCGGCCCGGCCCTCGGCATCGTCTTGGCCGCCTCCGCCACCACGGTCAGCGCGGCGCTGGCCATCCTGCTCGTGCGCGCCCTCGACCGCGACCGAGTCGCCGCGCACCTCACCCACCCGGCGGTCCGTGCCATCGACGAGCGCCTCGAACGCCGCGGCTGGCTGGCCGTCGGCTCGCTTCGCCTGATCGCCTTCGCCCCGTTCTCGGTGATCAACTACTGCTGCGGCCTGTCCTCGATCCGCTTCTGGCCATATCTGATCGCCACGATCATCGGCATCCTTCCGGGCACCATCGGCACCGTCATCCTCGGCGACGCGCTGACCGGCAATACCCATCCCGGCATGCTCGCGGTCTCCGGAGCGCTGATCGCCATCGGCATCATCGGTTTGGTCGTCGACGCCCGCTGGTCACAGCGGCACGAGCCGGCCCCTGAGCAGGTCTCGGTAACCGGCTGA
- a CDS encoding S1C family serine protease translates to MDAYSRTVITVAASVTPHVASVRTRRGSGSAVVFTDDGFLLTNAHVVGSTGSGDVVFADGVESRIDVVGVDPLSDLAVLRARGGAPGAVVLGDADKLVVGQLVVAVGSPLGLAGSVTAGVVSALGRAVPVASRRAGRVIEDVIQTDAALNPGNSGGALSDSVGRVVGINTAVAGVGLGLAIPINATTRRIITTLLKDGRVRRAYLGLVGVPAPLPATVAARTGQQAGVRIVEVVRGGPADYAGLRRGDLVLSVARSEVGDAQGIQRQLFGDAIGVSMPVTVLRNGAMVDVFAVPIELTVD, encoded by the coding sequence ATGGACGCGTACTCGCGCACCGTCATCACGGTGGCCGCGTCGGTAACCCCGCACGTGGCGAGCGTGCGAACCCGGCGGGGGAGCGGATCCGCGGTGGTCTTCACCGATGACGGATTCCTCTTGACCAACGCCCATGTCGTCGGCTCGACTGGCAGCGGCGATGTTGTCTTCGCCGATGGAGTGGAGTCGCGCATCGACGTTGTCGGCGTGGATCCGCTCTCGGATCTGGCGGTGCTGCGGGCCCGCGGCGGCGCTCCCGGTGCGGTCGTACTCGGTGATGCCGACAAGTTGGTCGTCGGTCAGTTGGTGGTCGCGGTCGGGAGCCCGTTGGGGTTGGCGGGCTCGGTGACCGCGGGCGTGGTGAGCGCGCTGGGGCGTGCGGTGCCGGTCGCCTCGCGGCGCGCCGGACGAGTGATCGAGGACGTGATCCAGACCGACGCCGCATTGAACCCGGGTAATTCCGGTGGCGCGCTGTCGGATTCGGTGGGGCGAGTGGTCGGCATCAATACCGCGGTCGCGGGAGTCGGTCTCGGCCTTGCGATTCCGATCAATGCGACCACGCGCCGCATCATCACCACTCTGCTGAAGGACGGTAGAGTTCGCCGCGCTTACCTAGGCCTTGTCGGCGTCCCCGCCCCATTGCCGGCCACGGTCGCCGCCCGCACCGGCCAGCAGGCGGGTGTTCGCATCGTCGAGGTGGTCCGCGGCGGTCCCGCCGACTACGCCGGACTCCGCCGCGGTGATCTCGTGCTCAGCGTCGCCCGTTCGGAAGTTGGTGACGCACAAGGCATCCAACGCCAGTTGTTCGGTGACGCGATCGGGGTGTCGATGCCGGTGACCGTGCTGCGCAACGGTGCCATGGTCGACGTCTTCGCCGTGCCTATCGAATTGACCGTGGACTGA
- a CDS encoding nuclear transport factor 2 family protein, which produces MSQYEDAVDRYFTAWNATDDDVRAKAVAAAWLEDGFYTDPLADVAGHEQLAAAIGGVHQQFPGFEFRQLGAVDGHHNTARFSWELVSAADGSAPVAGTDVITLAADGRIIGVHGFLDRVPGA; this is translated from the coding sequence ATGTCGCAATATGAGGACGCGGTGGACCGGTACTTCACCGCGTGGAACGCCACCGACGATGACGTGCGCGCCAAGGCGGTGGCCGCCGCGTGGCTCGAGGACGGCTTCTACACCGATCCGCTGGCCGATGTCGCCGGTCACGAGCAGTTGGCCGCCGCCATCGGGGGAGTGCATCAGCAGTTCCCCGGTTTCGAGTTCCGGCAGCTCGGCGCGGTGGACGGCCATCACAACACCGCCCGGTTCTCCTGGGAGCTGGTCTCGGCGGCCGACGGGAGCGCGCCGGTCGCCGGAACCGATGTGATCACCCTGGCCGCGGACGGCCGCATCATCGGTGTGCACGGCTTCCTGGATCGGGTGCCCGGGGCGTAG